Below is a window of Aggregicoccus sp. 17bor-14 DNA.
GTAGTCCTGCACGAGCGCGAGGCCACTGCGGGTGTTGAAGGCGGTGTGCTCGGCGAGACCGCCCGGGTAGCCATGGTGGCCGTGCACCGCCTGGCCCGGCGCCGAGAGGAAGGGCTGGGGCGCTGCGGGCGCCGGTGGCAGCGGCGGAAACAGCTGCTCGAGCGTGACCGCGGCATCCAGCAGGCCCTGCTCCACCAGCTGCGCGCGCACGCGCTCGCGCGCCTCGGGCAGGGCGAGCCGCTCCGTGAAGGTCGGCCGCGGGTTCTCGAGCAGGCCCACCGTGGCCTCGCGCAGCGCCTTGTCCCGCAGGCCGCGCGCAGTACGCAGCAGGTCCGCGTAGGCGGTGCGCGCCGTGGGCGAGGTGCGCGCGAGCGCGAGCGCCCGTGCGTTGCCCGCCTGGGCAAGCGCAGGGGTGGTGGAGAGCAGGCCGGCGCACAGCACGAGCGCACGGGAGAGGGACGATGGCGCTTGCCGCATGGCGGGGGCTCCGGACGACGCGTGGGGACTCGGGGCCCAGCAGGGCCCGACGCGCCGACATACTCCACCGACGCGCAGGACAACCAGCGGTCCGCCTCACCCGTGCGCTGGCGCGCGCGCGCGTACCGGCGGCGCAAACGCGCGCAGCAGTGCATCCACCAGCGTGCGGGTCACCCTCCGGTCGAGCGGCGCGCCGGTGAAGAGGAAGCGGTAGAAGAGCGGGCCCTGCAGCGCGTCCAGGGCGAGCTCGAGGTCCAGCCCGCGCCGCAGCTCGCCCCGTCGCACGCCCCGTCGCAGCGCGAGAAGGAAGCCCGCGCGTCCGGCGGCGAAGAAGCCCTCGCGCACCGTGCGCGCGAGCGGCGCACTGCGGGCCATGCCCGCCACCAGCCCCGACAGCAGCTCGCCCGTGGCCTCGTCGCGGTACAGCCCGAGCTGCCCGTCCATCAGCCGCAGCAGGTCGTCGCGCAGGCGCCCCGTGTCCGGCACCGGCAGGGCGCTCACCAGCCGCTCGAGCGCCTCGCAGACGAGCGCCTCGCAGGTCTTCCACCGCCGGTACACGGTGGCCTTGCCCACGCCAGCGCGCCGGGCGACCGCGTCCATGCGCACCCGGTCGTAGCCCACCTCGCGCACGAGCGCGATCGCCGAGGCCAGGATGGCCTGGTGCGCCTCCTCGCTGCGCGGCCGGCCTGGCCGCCGTTCCTCTCCGCTCGTGCCCATCTCGCCGGCCAACGGTAGCCGCGGGGATATACGGAACACAACCGTCTCGAAACTCCTTGAGGCCTCGCCCGGGCGTGTGTTCGATAG
It encodes the following:
- a CDS encoding TetR/AcrR family transcriptional regulator — translated: MGTSGEERRPGRPRSEEAHQAILASAIALVREVGYDRVRMDAVARRAGVGKATVYRRWKTCEALVCEALERLVSALPVPDTGRLRDDLLRLMDGQLGLYRDEATGELLSGLVAGMARSAPLARTVREGFFAAGRAGFLLALRRGVRRGELRRGLDLELALDALQGPLFYRFLFTGAPLDRRVTRTLVDALLRAFAPPVRARAPAHG